acaattcaaatttttttcatGCCGCTTTATAATAGTATGATTGTTATTGCTTACATACTCCAGATTATTACAGATCAGCAGCTTTTTCaattatatatgaatatacaTAAATTATGAACCGTAAATTTACAACGTTTCTATTTGAATGTGCAAAACCTAATGAGCTGTCCAACATTACATAATGTAACCTTATTTGTTATCGGCTTAAAATTATTAAACCAATTAGAAATGTCAGTAAGTGTTACCTTTTATCTACAAATATTGTTCAACCCAAGTTCAGCATTTCTGTAAGCACATTTCACTCAAACCGCTTTGTCCGTGTGTTTCTCCAGAGATTCCTCAGTGCGCAGGCTGCAGTCAACACATCCTGGATAAGTTTATTCTGAAGGTGCTGGATCGACACTGGCACTCAAAATGTCTCAAGTGCGCCGACTGTCATGCGCTTCTAgcagacaagtgtttctctcgaGCGGGGAATGTCTACTGCAAAGAGGATTTCTTCAAGTGAGTCCATGTTTTCTTGCACTGTTAGCATctactaatctatctatctatctatctatctatctatctattcgtGTTTATAAAATTTTACAATGCAAACAAAAATGATTCTTTTATAAATATGAATTCATTTGAAGATTACGACAAATAGGGACCACATTACTAAACAAACAGAAGATCGTCAGCCTTTACTTATCCAATTAAATAAATGCGTAATTCAAATCATTGGAGTAAAATCGGATGTAGGGCTCTCTGCCTTTTATTTAACgcgaaagtaagcctatgggcgagacttccggttcattagccgctatagggaaataagagaagaataacaacatggaGTTAAAATTAAAACTGTTTCCACGACAAACCAgcatgttcataattaagatacacACTAAAATGttatggtaagacacactaaatgatgttttattaacaaggttcgggaggagcacgatcagataatcaatccattcggcacaggtgcaacctgtttaaccaatcattgaattagcgcatcatctatatattgccagccgtcttacctccatccagcgacagtttcttggcatccctcctccacccctactccccacttctaatctgtttctatcctaaactagcagggggagttctctgggtctggcctgtattccgggcccggaacccttccccaggacagcacgccaaaatatgctcattactcgctcaagcagattagatgtaagggcgaactcgtgaatttgccatatcaagcagcaaaacaagctgttttgtacatgtGGATGAAACCGGAGGCCAGACCtattaaaatttacaaatggacgTGCCCACTCTTATGGGCACGTCCAATTGGTGGATAGCTGTAAAGTACATCATTGTACGTAATATGACAAGagatgttatttaatttttttaagtgcTGAATGACAGAACCAGATTGTTTCAAGTCTTTTGTTAAATCTCTTCACACAAAGTCATTTCACATCTGATTTCTCATACTTTTTATTAGTGCTGTTTGGCACTAGAGTGTAAGTGTGTGTTTTAGTGTGGGAGTATGTTCAAGGAAAGGCTGGCACATAGATTCTCTGTCATGGTTAATAAAGTGCTGTGTTTCATTTTTCTCATGTCAGGTTAGGAAGCACAGTGTGCTGGAACTCGGCCGCAAAGACTGCATGTTCCCAAATTCAATTCCCAGTGCTATATAAGAACTCACGAAAGCaactttgcatttattttattttttattttttcgctTTTCTTCccttctttccttcctttcttccttctttTCTTCCTTTTTGCGATTGGATTTCCCCCTTGGCTTTAAGGAAGGAAATTAAGTTTGACTTTTATCCAAAACAGGATCAGTAGTGGCTTTTACCAAATCATGTTTGAGAGGTTTTAATGTCACAGGCTTCAATGAGACCTAAAACGCTAGCAAGACTCAGAGTGGAGGCTAACTTTATTAGCAAGCCCGTGGGGACAAAAGGAGGGATTTTAATGTTAAGGCCGTGGTGGTGGTGGTGCTGCTGCTGAGGAGGAGGATGGAGAGGGGGATGGAGGAGGCGAGGGGGGCGGGGGCTCGCCTTCCCGTTAATGTTGCAAAAACTTCACCTTGGTTAAGTAAAAGGAGGGTTTATTTAGCAGTATTCACACTGTGATTTACAGCCTATTCTGACTCAGTGCTTTATGAGGCGTTCTGTACTTGCGTTTAgtggcctctctctctctctctctctctctctctctgtctctctctcctgTGAATCTCTTTGCCTCTCCTACATTGATCAAGACCATTTGTCAACTCCAGGGACATGACAAGCACAAACAAAGATGCCTGCTATAGGATTCTGAGCTTTTGTAACTTATTACAGCCTTTGCAGCTTATCAAAATAGCCACAGGTAAAATCAAGATGTAATGATGCTTAAATTCTAAAATTCATTTTggtagcactttacaataaggtttcatttgtttacattggttaactagttaacatgaactaagaatgaacaatacttctacagtatTTAATCATTCTTttcaacatttgtgaccctggaccacaaaaccaatcataagtagcaatgttgcaatggccaaaaatacattgtataggtcaaaattaccataaggatcatgttccatgaagatattttgattcatttcctaccataaatatatcaaaacttaatttttgattaataatatgcatggctaagaacttcgtttgaacaactttaaaggtgattttctttgtatttagatttttttgcaccctcagatttcagattttcaaatagttatatcttgaccaaatattgtactattctaacaaaccatacatcaattcacagcttatttattcagctttgatgtataaatctcaataaaaaaattacgctaatgactggttttgtggtccagggtctcatttaATAACACAGCCCTGAAAAAAATTTGCTGATTTGTAAGAAatttgtaataaatgtaatattactTAATTTTGTGATGCTGAGTATATACACAAATATTTATATTCCATCatgcgtttttttgttttgttttttttttgcacagcataagaacaattttaaatttttttcaattataaaattatataaaataattattaaaaaaaatatatgtaaaaaatataaaatatccgAAGTTAAATTCAAGAAGTAATGCTGCTTACACACTAAAATTAAATTTGATAACACTTTACAACAAGGTTTCATTGGTTAACTACATTATTTAACATGGACTAAGAATGAACAATCTACCGTATTTAATGATGTAAACGGTCTTTTTAAAATTTCAATATTTAATAACAcagccctgaaaaaaaaaaatctgctgattTATAAGAAATGTGTAATGTTACTTCATTTTGTAATGCTGAGTTCTTGTTTATACAAAATTTATATTCTATTAAGGCAgtttttttgcacaaaataagaattaaaaaaaaaaaaggtgtaggGCACAAAAAAGGATGTATCAGCTTTAATGCACTTATCAAAATATCAAAAGGTAACATTAAAACATTCGAAATCGGCAAAAAGTAACTCACAACAAAAGCAGtgaaatgtaaaaagttaaattTTAATGGCAAAAAGAAGTATTCAAAATCATTAAACTTGCAGTCTGGGAGGAAATATGGTCCATTTAATGTCAATGAACAAACACACAGTTTATAAATAAGTATTTGTTCACAAAATCTGAAATTTTCTGTCAGTTTGCATGTAGTAAAACACCTGGGTCATATTTGCATTTTCTGTCACTGGCCATAATTCTGACCTTGAAATCAGGATTAGGCATAAAATAACGTCTTCAGAATCATTCATACATGTGAAAATCAGCTGAGCATTGAACAAAAAGTTGTAACCTGGCTCAAAGGACATAGCAATCATATCTTTATAGTAGTTTTTGCTGGTGATTAAAGGAAAATATCTGAATTTCACTCTGTATCAAACTGAAGTGTCTCTATTTTTGTGCCTGCAGGCGTTTTGGGACAAAATGTGCATCGTGCCAGCAGGGGATTCCCCCAACGCAGGTGGTCCGGAAAGCTCAGGACTTTGTGTACCACCTTCACTGCTTCGCCTGTGTAATGTGCAGCAGGCAGCTGGCCACCGGTGATGAGTTCTACCTCATGGAGGATGGGAGGCTCGTGTGCAAAGAGGACTACGAAACAGCCAAACAAAATGGTGAGCAGTTGGCTTCAGATCAGTGTAAATCATGCCGTCTTGAACCAACAATTAGTTGTTCCTGTTATGCAGTGGAATATGAGTTTGTaacctttttacaaaaaaaataaaaattataaatgtgttataCTTTGAGAAAGTTTTTCTATAAAAGCAGACGTCTTTATCAAAatttcataaatgtgaccctggaccacaaaaccagtcttaagtcgctggggtatatttgtagcaatagccaaaaatactttgtatgggtcaaaattattgatttttcttttatgccaaaaatcattaggaaattatgtaaagatcatgttccatgaagatttttggtaaaattcctactgtaaatatatcaaaatgtaatttttgattagtaatatgcattgttaagaacttaatttggactactttaaaggtgattttctcagtattttgaattttttgccccctcagattccagattttcaaatagatgtatctcggccaaatattgtcctatcctaacaaaccatacatccatggaaagcttatttattgagctttcatatggtgtgtatacatctcaattttgtaaaatttaaccgtatgactagttttgtggtccagggtcacaaatgtgaacttggaccacaaaaccattagagtcaattttttaaaatcaagATTTAATAAGAGActgcataaataagcttttcatcgatgtatggtttgttaggataggacaatatttggccaagataaaacaattaaaaaatctggaatctgagggtacaaaaaaacactaaatattgaaaaaaatcgcctttaaagttgtccaaagaagttcttagcaatgcatattactaatcaaaaattaatttatgatatattaacggtaggaaatgtacaaaatatctatctatctatctatctatctatctatattgcTGAACTGGCAACAGTGGTACATAGATGCATTGTCCCAGACTCGGCCCACGTTGCTGGATTTTCTGTCCTAATTGGAAATCATTCTGTCAGCAAAGTTCAGGAGTGGAGATGGTGTAATTAACTTCTTCTTTTACAATCATATAGAGACACTGAGAGATCAGAGGAGGCAACAGGATGGTAGTAAGGAGACAAAATCATCATTAACTACAGTCTAGTGGGGTCTCAGTGTCTGGCATATTAAGTCCCTCGGTGATCTGACCTCTCATGGATCTGCCTCTGAAAGCCCCTCACGCTGTATTTATGGAGATTTCTGTGGGCTGTTGATTGATTATATTAAGTGATGCAATGCACTTTTACGGTAGGGCCCCAATAACTCGCACTGGCATGCCATTCTAAGGAGAGATTTATTCCCTCTTCCGCCACAGTGTGACAGTTTCAGGAGAGTATCGACTGGCCATGTGTGAGCACTTCCACTCAAAGCATCCCACAAACTCTTCTTTACTCTTACCTCACGATAGATGAGCTCCTGACATTTTGCCTCATGCTGAGAAATTTGCTTCACTTCAAGAGTGAATCAGTTCAGTTCAGGTCTGCTCATGCTAGCTTTCACATTTATGCTTGTTTTTCATTATGACAGTTATTTCTTGTTATTTAAAAGTTGgtaattaaaaaaagattatgagctattttacattttttgagcactaaatcagcatattgaaatgatttctgaaggatcatgtgacactgaagactggagtaatggctgcaaaaattacatttaaataataaattaaagaataaattacattttaaaatgtattaaaatagaaaactcttattttaaatttagattgaataaatgtagccttggtcagcataatatataatattgtaaaaatacTTTCCCTATCTTAATATGCaagacatacagtcaaaccaaaatttattcagacaccttcaacatttctcacattatcacagtttattcactatagttaagaaaatggtaataaaatatgacaagaactcttttttttagaaaggtatgtaatggattacaatcaacaaaaattcagacaactgtgtTAGTATGACATTGTTAATATCAGTATTTcattgaccaattaccaagcaatgcttcattttgttcagtctgtggtgtaaaaaaaggttgcattagcaattcaagaaaaaacacttaagcaaaacatggtcaggtcaaagtgtctgaataatttttggtcccacattttttatcagttttactggtagtccactttaTGAAATTtctggggtataatatgtcacagttaaacaaataaatgaactatagtgccctgcacccactagcaaaaaaaaaaataaaaaaccaaaaattatggtgtatgaataatttttggtttgactgtatataaagaAGTGGAGTAGGGCTATTTGTTTTAACCAGCTAATGGCAGACAGGGGCATCACTTACAGTTCTGTTTAGCAGCACAGAATTGACACACTTTCATTAAGTCCTTCAAATTTGTGTGTTACAGATGATTCAGAGACAGGAGCGAAACGTCCCCGAACCACCATCACAGCCAAACAACTGGAGACGCTCAAAAGCGCCTATAAGAACTCACCTAAGCCAGCAAGACATGTACGCGAGCAGCTCTCTTCAGAAACGGGCCTAGACATGAGAGTAGTGCAGGTGAGACTATCAGTCTTCAAGCCTTAAAGtgttaaatatgaaaaaatagcTGTCAGTTTCTTTATTGAGGCTTGTCTGTCCACAGGTGTGGTTTCAAAACAGGAGAGCAAAAGAGAAACGGCTGAAGAAGGATGCTGGTCGGCACCGCTGGGGTCAGTTCTACAAAAGCGTCAAACGCAGTCGAGGGTCCAGTAAAACAGAGAAGGAGAGCTCAGCCGATGACGCAGGACTCAGTGATAGCGAACTTAGTTTCAGAGGTGAGTCTATTCGTCTTTGTAttcttttcaaaaacatttttatttgccTTCATGCATtcatttcgtttttcctttttcttttgaaCATATGGCACTTGGTGGATTGTTTGGAATATTCAAATGAGGTTTTTGGTTCTTCCACGTGTTTTTATGATTATTTCATTTTTGTCAGCCCGTTTTGAGAACTCATAAAAGTCTAGAGTCGCTTTCAAAGGGAGACCGTGTTTACGAGAAATGAAAGCAGCGATGCACAAACTCTATAAAATTGGTGAAGCTTT
Above is a genomic segment from Garra rufa chromosome 15, GarRuf1.0, whole genome shotgun sequence containing:
- the lhx4 gene encoding LIM/homeobox protein Lhx4 produces the protein MKMMQSAAVLPGESAVKGLPDILGVPLQQIPQCAGCSQHILDKFILKVLDRHWHSKCLKCADCHALLADKCFSRAGNVYCKEDFFKRFGTKCASCQQGIPPTQVVRKAQDFVYHLHCFACVMCSRQLATGDEFYLMEDGRLVCKEDYETAKQNDDSETGAKRPRTTITAKQLETLKSAYKNSPKPARHVREQLSSETGLDMRVVQVWFQNRRAKEKRLKKDAGRHRWGQFYKSVKRSRGSSKTEKESSADDAGLSDSELSFRDDQILSDLGHANGLYGSVGDVTNGNMLNGSFSLEGGGQPYHDLRAGSPYGLPQSPSSITSLPGHTPLLNNLGFNMDGIMGQGGQPNVGQALRAMAGGPTSDLSTGSSTGYPDFPTSPASWLDEMDHSQF